CAGGGCATCGGCGGCGGCGGGCTGATCCCGCCGACGCTGGCCCTGATCGCCGACACGTGGCCTGCTGAGCGCCGTGGCCTGCCGCTGGGCATCGTCGGCGCGGTGCAGGAGCTGGGCAGCGTCGTAGGACCCCTGTGGGGCGCCGCGATCCTGGCCTTCGGCACGTGGCACGACATCTTCTGGGTCAACGCCGCCGTCGGCCTGGTGATCGCGGCCGCCCTGCTGCGCCACCGGCCCCCGCGACCCGACCGAGGATGGGACGTTCCGGGGCTCGTGCTGGCGCTGCTCACCGGTGGCTGCCTGCTGCTGGTGATGCTCGAGCCGGAGTCCCTCACGACCGGCGTCACGAGCGGCCTGGCGTTCCTCCCGGTCGTGGGCGAGTCGCGGTGGCTCACGCCGCTGGCGCTCGTCGCCTACGGCCTCGGTGCCGCGTTCGTCGTCCGGCAGGCGACGGCGGCCCGGCCCCTGATCGCCTGGCGCGAGTGGGGCCAGGTGGCCCGCCAGACCGACCTCTGGGGCGCGGCCGCGCTCACGGTGGCCCTCGGCGCCGTCATCCTCACGTTCGCCAGCGCGGAGCCCGAGCGGGCGGTGCTCGCCGACGACGCGATCGTCCTGCTGCCCGTCGCCGCGATCGCGCTCGCGCTGTTCGTGTGGCGCGGGCGGCACGCCGCCCATCCCCTGATCCCCCGTGGGTCGCTCTCCGCCGCCCCAGCGTGGGGCTCCATCGCCGTCTCGTTCTTCGTCGGCTCGGCCCTGATCGCCGCTCTCGTCGACATCCCGTTCTTCGCCCGCCTGACGATCGCGCCCGACGACCAGCTCGAGGCGGCGCTCGTGCTGCTGCGCTTCCTCGTCGCCCTGCCCGTGGGCGCCGTGGCCGGCGGCTGGCTGTTGCGCCGCGTGCCCGCCGGTCCGCTCACGGCCGCGGCGCTCACCCTCTCGGGTGCCTGCTTCCTGGTGATGGCGTCGTGGGACGCGAAGTCCCTGGAGACGTTCGGCGCCACCGTCGTGCTGGCGGCCTGCGGCCTCGGCTTCGGCCTGGCGATCGCCCCCGTCAACGCCGCGCTGCTCGAGCACACGGCCGCCGAGGTGCACGGCCTCGCCAGCGCCCTGCTGGTCGTCGCGCGCATGGTGGGCATGCTCATCGGCATCTCGGCGCTGACCTCCCTGGGACTGCGCGCCTTCCGGGCGGCGGTCGCGGACATCCCGCCGATCGAGGAGCTCTGCAGCGGGGCCACCACCGCCTGCCGTGCCTACAACGGGGCCATGCGCGACGCCGGGATCGCGCAATTGCAGGCCGTCTTCACCGGCGCCGCGGTGGCCGCGTTCATCGCCGCGGCCCTCGCTCTGCTGCTCCTGCGGCGGCGCGCTACTTTTTCCTCATGACGACCGCATTCGACGATCTCCTCGAGGCCAACCGGCACTACGCCCAGACGCACGAGGGAGGTTTCGACGGCATCGCACAGGCGGGTGTCCTGATGGTCACCTGCATGGACTCGCGCATCGAGCCCCTCGCGATGATCGGCCTCAAGCCCGGCGACGCCAAGATCCTGCGCAACCCCGGCGGCCGCGTGACCGACCAGGTGCTCGTCGCGATCGTGCTCGGCGTGTCCATGCTGAAGGTCGACCGCGTCCTGGTCGTCGAGCACACTCGCTGCGCCATGGCGTCCTCGACCGAGGCCGACGTCAAGGCCCGGATCGGCGACAAGAGCGGCACCGATGCCTCTTGGATGACCATCGGCGTCATCGAGGACCAGGAGTCCACCGTGCGCGCCGACGTCAACCGCGTCCACAGCCACCCGCTCGTCCCCGACTCGGTCGAGGTCGCCGGCTTCATCTACGACGTCGACTCGGGTCTCATGACCCCGGTCGACTGATCTCGGTCAACTGATCTCGATACGCGTATCGAGATCACGCTCCGCCGTGCACGAGGCACCTCAGGCGTCGATGAGCTCGGTGTCGATCTCGTAGGCGCCCTGGATGATGAACTCCTTGCGCGGCGGGACCTCGTTGCCCATGAGGAGCTCGAAGACCTCGGCCGACGCCTCGGCGTCGTCCACGGTGAGCCGGCGCAGGGTGCGGTGGCGCGGGTCCATCGTGGTCTCGGCCAGCTGATCGGCATCCATCTCGCCCAGGCCCTTGTAGCGCTGGGGCGCGTCCTTCCAGCGGACGTTGCGCTTCTTCAGCTGCGCCAGCGTGCGCTGCAGTTCGGGGTCGGAGTACGTGTAGATGTACTTGTCCTGCCCCTTCTTGGGCGAGACCAGCTCGATCCGGTGCAGCGGCGGCACGGCGGTGTAGACCCGGCCCGCCTCCACCATCGGCCGCATGTAGCGGAAGAACAGCGTCGCCAGCAGGCAGCGGATGTGTGCGCCGTCGGAGTCGGCGTCGGCCATGAAGATGATCCGGCCGTAGCGCGCCGTGTCGAGGTCGAACGTGCGGCCCGAGCCGGCGCCCACGACCTGGATGATCGACGAGCACTCGGCGTTCTTGAGCATGTCGCCGATGCTGGCCTTCTGGACGTTGAGGATCTTGCCGCGGATCGGCAGCAGGGCCTGGAACTCCGCGTCGCGCGCCGACTTGGCGGTGCCGAGCGCGGAGTCGCCCTCCACGATGAACAGCTCGGAGCGGTCGACGTCGTTGCTGCGGCAGTCGGCCAGCTTCGCGGGCAGCGCGCTGGACTCGAGCGCGTTCTTGCGACGCTGCGTGTCACGGTGCTGGCGGGCCGCCAGGCGCGTGCGCGACGCCCCGACGACCTTCTCCATCACGAGGCGCGCCTTGGCCTTCTGTGCGGTCTTCGTCGAGGTCAGGAACGCCTTCAGCTCGCGCGCGACGATCTTGTTCACGATGCGCGTGACGGCGGGCGTGCCGAGGACCTCCTTCGTCTGGCCCTCGAACTGCGGCTCGGCGAGGTTCACGGTGACGACCGCGGTCAGGCCCTCGAGGACGTCGTCCTTGATGACGTCGGGGTCGCCGTTCTTGAGCATCCGCGAGTTCCGCAGGACCTCGTTGAAGGTCTTGGTGACGCCGCGCTCGAAGCCCGAGACGTGGGTGCCGCCCTTGGGGGTGGCGATGATGTTGACGAAGGACCTCACGACCGAGTCGTAGTCGGTGCCCCACCGCAGTGCGATGTCGACGCCGAGCGTGCGCTCGACGTCCTGGGGCGTCATGTGGCCCTTCGAGTCGAGCACCGGGACCGTCTCGACGAACGTGTCCTCGCCCTGGATGCGCAGGACCTCGTTGACGGCCGTGTCCGAGGCGAGGAACTCGCAGAACTCGGAGATGCCGCCCTCGTGGAAGAAGTCCTCCTCGCGCACCTCCGCCTCGCGCTCGTCGCGGATCGCGATGCGCAGGCCGGGCACGAGGAACGAGGTCTGGCGGGCGCGGCCGACCAGCTCGTCGTAGGCGAACTTCGCGCCCTTGATGAAGATCTGCGGGTCGGCCCAGTAGCGGACGCGGGTGCCGGTGCGCGACTTCGCGACCTTGCCGATCTTGCGCAGCGTGTTGTCGGGGGTGAAGTCCGCGTCGGCGCCGTCGCCGGCGAACACGCCGGGGACCCCGCGACGGAAGGACATCGCCCACGTGGCGCCGCCCTTGTCGACCTCGACGTCCAGGCGCGCGGAGAGCGCGTTCACGACCGACGCGCCCACGCCGTGCAGGCCGCCGGTGGCGTTGTAGGAGCCGCCGCCGAACTTCCCGCCCGCGTGCAGCTTCGTGTAGACGACCTCGACGCCGGTCAGGCCGGTCTTGGGCTCGATGTCGACGGGGACGCCGCGGCCGTCGTCGCGGACCTCGACCGACCCGTCCGGGTACAGGACGACGGCGATGTGGGAGCCGTGCCCCGTCAGCGCCTCGTCGACCGAGTTGTCGATGATCTCCCAGAGGCAGTGCATGAGCCCGCGCGTGTCGGTGGAGCCGATGTACATGCCCGGTCGCTTGCGTACCGCTTCCAGTCCCTCGAGGACGAGCAGATTGCGTGCGTCGTAGGTCGAAATGTCCGGTTCCTCCTCATCGGTCCCCCGGCCCCCACGGTATCGAGCCGGCCCCACCGGATCGCACGTGACACGCGGCGTCGGCGCGTCCGACACGCGTTTGGCGCCGTGAGGGAGTATTCATGGTGATGTTCGACGACACCCGACGAAATGAGGACACCGTGACGGCC
This genomic interval from Aeromicrobium choanae contains the following:
- a CDS encoding MFS transporter — protein: MRELASRGLLALAAVAIGFAAADTYVVVLALPDMMTAAGLTVADLQRAAPIISGFLLGYVAVLPLIGRVSDLRGRVPVLIGCLVVFAIGSVITAAGYDLTSIVLGRFIQGIGGGGLIPPTLALIADTWPAERRGLPLGIVGAVQELGSVVGPLWGAAILAFGTWHDIFWVNAAVGLVIAAALLRHRPPRPDRGWDVPGLVLALLTGGCLLLVMLEPESLTTGVTSGLAFLPVVGESRWLTPLALVAYGLGAAFVVRQATAARPLIAWREWGQVARQTDLWGAAALTVALGAVILTFASAEPERAVLADDAIVLLPVAAIALALFVWRGRHAAHPLIPRGSLSAAPAWGSIAVSFFVGSALIAALVDIPFFARLTIAPDDQLEAALVLLRFLVALPVGAVAGGWLLRRVPAGPLTAAALTLSGACFLVMASWDAKSLETFGATVVLAACGLGFGLAIAPVNAALLEHTAAEVHGLASALLVVARMVGMLIGISALTSLGLRAFRAAVADIPPIEELCSGATTACRAYNGAMRDAGIAQLQAVFTGAAVAAFIAAALALLLLRRRATFSS
- a CDS encoding beta-class carbonic anhydrase, giving the protein MTTAFDDLLEANRHYAQTHEGGFDGIAQAGVLMVTCMDSRIEPLAMIGLKPGDAKILRNPGGRVTDQVLVAIVLGVSMLKVDRVLVVEHTRCAMASSTEADVKARIGDKSGTDASWMTIGVIEDQESTVRADVNRVHSHPLVPDSVEVAGFIYDVDSGLMTPVD
- a CDS encoding DNA gyrase/topoisomerase IV subunit B; this translates as MSTYDARNLLVLEGLEAVRKRPGMYIGSTDTRGLMHCLWEIIDNSVDEALTGHGSHIAVVLYPDGSVEVRDDGRGVPVDIEPKTGLTGVEVVYTKLHAGGKFGGGSYNATGGLHGVGASVVNALSARLDVEVDKGGATWAMSFRRGVPGVFAGDGADADFTPDNTLRKIGKVAKSRTGTRVRYWADPQIFIKGAKFAYDELVGRARQTSFLVPGLRIAIRDEREAEVREEDFFHEGGISEFCEFLASDTAVNEVLRIQGEDTFVETVPVLDSKGHMTPQDVERTLGVDIALRWGTDYDSVVRSFVNIIATPKGGTHVSGFERGVTKTFNEVLRNSRMLKNGDPDVIKDDVLEGLTAVVTVNLAEPQFEGQTKEVLGTPAVTRIVNKIVARELKAFLTSTKTAQKAKARLVMEKVVGASRTRLAARQHRDTQRRKNALESSALPAKLADCRSNDVDRSELFIVEGDSALGTAKSARDAEFQALLPIRGKILNVQKASIGDMLKNAECSSIIQVVGAGSGRTFDLDTARYGRIIFMADADSDGAHIRCLLATLFFRYMRPMVEAGRVYTAVPPLHRIELVSPKKGQDKYIYTYSDPELQRTLAQLKKRNVRWKDAPQRYKGLGEMDADQLAETTMDPRHRTLRRLTVDDAEASAEVFELLMGNEVPPRKEFIIQGAYEIDTELIDA